In Desulfomicrobium apsheronum, the sequence TATGTCACCGTAGTCCTTACGATTGTCGAGCATGTACGTGAACAGGGTCCTGAGCGGAGCCATGCCGATGCCGCCGCCGACAAAGACGATGTTCTTGCCCTTCAGGTCCTCCACGGGGAAGGAGTTGCCAAGAGGCGCGCGTACGCCGATCTGATCGCCGGGCTGAAGCTGGTGCAAACGGGTCGTGACCTCTCCCACGCGCATGACGCTGAACTGCAGGTAGTCCTTGCGGGTCGGGGAGGAGTTGATGACAAAGGTCGACTCGCCAACGCCAAAGACCGAGAGCTGCCCGACCTGGCCGGGCATGAAGGAGAACTCCTTCATGCGCTCTTCGTTGTTGATGACGATGCGGAAGGTCTTGATGTTGTGCGTCTCCTGGATCACTTCGACAATGGTGGCCATGTCCGGGAGATAGGGATTGGCATTCATTCGGAGTACTCCTGTGCTGCATTCACGATCTGCCGGATATCGACTCCGGCGGGGCACTGCTTGATGCACCGGCCGCATCCGCAACAAGCGATGACGCCCTTGTGCAGGTCCGGATAGTAGCTGAACTTGTGCCCGACGCGGTTTTTCAGACGATGCGCCTTGGTCGGACGCGGGTTGTGGCCGCTGCCTTCCAGGGTGAAGGTGTGGGACATGCAGTTGTCCCAGCTGCGGATGCGGCGGCTTTCAAGGCCCAGGTCATCGTCGGTGATGTTGAAGCAGTAGCAGGTCGGACACATGTAGGTGCAGGCTCCGCAGGAGATGCACTTGGCCGACTGGGCCTGCCAGAAGTCCATGTCGTCGAAGCGGGCCAGCAGCTTGGCCGGAGCCGAAGCGTAATCGTGGGCCTCGCCCATCATTTCCCTGGCCCTCACGTTCTTGGCGTCGGCTTCCTTGCCCTTGTCGCCGGCGTCCGCAAAAAGAGCGGACTTCATGACTTCCTCACCGGCAGGCGTGACCGAACGCGCCACATACCCTTCCCCGACCAGGGTCAGGAGCACGTCGGAACCTTGCGGATCGGCAGGACCGCTGCCCACACTGTGACAGAAGCAGGTCGTCTCGGGACGGTCGCAGGCCAGCGAAATGAAGACCGTGTTGTCCCGACGCTGAATATAGTAAGGGTCCTTGGTCTTGTCCGTTTCGTAGACCGGATTGAAGATGAGCTTGCCGCGTGCCCCGCACGGACGGCAGCCGATGACCACGTTCTTGCCCTCGGGCAGCGTCTCGGTGATTTCCGGCTTCTTCTCCGGGATCTCGCGCTTGACCGTCAGCAGGGTTTCCGTCTGCGGAAAGGTCGCGGCCTTGGGGGACACGGCCGCCATGCGCGAGTGCATGTCAAGGACCATCCCCGGCAGAAAACGGCGGAAGGTCACGGTACCGCAACTGGCCACGGGCGCGAGCACGCGGCAGGTGGCGGTCAGCTCCTCGGCCAAACGGATGAGGTTCTCTTTTGTTATGAATCGTTCCATTACCAGCCTCGCTCGTTGATGCGCTCTTCCTCGACCTTGAAGGTCAAGAGAGGCGGGGTCTGTTCCAGAGCCGTGCCTGCCTGCAGTTCGAACACGTCCTTGACCTGCTTGTTCATGAAGCGCCGCAGCAGCATGAGCGGAATGTCCACGGGACAGGCCCGCTCGCATTCGCCGCATTCCGTACAGCGTCCGGCCAGATGCGAGACATGCACCATCTGGAACA encodes:
- a CDS encoding 4Fe-4S dicluster domain-containing protein, with product MERFITKENLIRLAEELTATCRVLAPVASCGTVTFRRFLPGMVLDMHSRMAAVSPKAATFPQTETLLTVKREIPEKKPEITETLPEGKNVVIGCRPCGARGKLIFNPVYETDKTKDPYYIQRRDNTVFISLACDRPETTCFCHSVGSGPADPQGSDVLLTLVGEGYVARSVTPAGEEVMKSALFADAGDKGKEADAKNVRAREMMGEAHDYASAPAKLLARFDDMDFWQAQSAKCISCGACTYMCPTCYCFNITDDDLGLESRRIRSWDNCMSHTFTLEGSGHNPRPTKAHRLKNRVGHKFSYYPDLHKGVIACCGCGRCIKQCPAGVDIRQIVNAAQEYSE
- a CDS encoding FAD/NAD(P)-binding protein, translating into MNANPYLPDMATIVEVIQETHNIKTFRIVINNEERMKEFSFMPGQVGQLSVFGVGESTFVINSSPTRKDYLQFSVMRVGEVTTRLHQLQPGDQIGVRAPLGNSFPVEDLKGKNIVFVGGGIGMAPLRTLFTYMLDNRKDYGDITLLYGARSPADLTYKAELPEWTERKDVNTVLTIDNPSEGWEHKVGLIPNVLLEINPSPKNTVAITCGPPIMIKFTLQALKKLGFEDENILTTLEKRMKCGVGICGRCNIGTKYVCMDGPVFTYAQLKELPSEL